CGGATGAAGGCACTTAGGTCCCCTTCGTATAGACCTTTGATTTCTCCACGTTCCCCGACAGTTATGTATCCAATGCCCGGAATCGGTGAATTCAGCTCTTCAAGGGCCATGAAGAACTCACCTAGTTCACTTCCATACCGTTTCGATTGGTCCGGGGTCAGTTCGGCAAGCCCGATTGATTTTCCGACATAGGATTCGATGGTATAGGTTAACTCGTCGGAAACATGGTAGTTATAATGCTCTGGACACATCCCTTTCCCCGTCCTGTTGGCATGCTCATAAAAGGCCTTGGTCCCGGCATAATCCGCCGTCAGCTCGTCCTGGTTGAAGACGACCTCTTTTTCATAGGCGATCCTTTTCGGAATGCGGAGGACGAGCTGTTCTGCCTCGATTAAGTAAGCGTAGTGCCATGCACCTTCTCCTAATCTGGTGATCTCGGAATCACTTGAGATTTGTTTTAACCCTTCGTTTTTAAGAGCTTGGTTGATGATCTCCTGTTCTGTATGTGCTGTGGTTGTTAGAAATGGCTTTAACATTTTTTCTCCTTTTTCACTTCATTATTTTCCATGTTGATGCTATGTTCATAATTTTTTTGTTTGGCTTGTATACCGATTTCCTCATTCAGCTTCCACACTTCCTCTATTCCCCAGTAATGATGCTCATGTATCAGGAGCCTTTTCGCATCCTTACGATCCATCCACACTGGAGCATGCTCATCTTCCATTGGTTCCAACATCTTTTCATTCAGCTCAACCAGATAAAAGTGTCCTTCACCAAGGAGTGGGTCTCCCTTTCTTGAAAAAAAGTAGTACATGGCATGTCCGATATAAGAACCAATCGATACACAGTAACCTGTCTCCTCCATCATTTCTCTTTCCAGGCACTCTACATGACTTTCATTCTCTTTGATGCCGCCACCAGGTAGAAAGTGATGCCCTATCTCGTTTCGAAACGTCAGGATTTTGTCTTTTTCTTGATGAAAGATGACGGCATAGACACCTGTTCTCTTTCGATAATCCAATCCAGGAACTTTTTCACCGAATACTTTTTTCACTTATCCGCCCTCTTTGTTTAAACAAATTGTAATCCTAAACCAATTATTCCAAATTAACGCAATATTCTCAACCCAAAAAGAGGAATGACCCGGTTATGGATCATTCCTCTTTTTTCTTAAAACTCGCCCTGATTAATCTGATACTGGTCAAGCAACTGCATATGTTGCTCCCGTACATTCCCTTTGTAGTAACTTGAGTTGTTTGTACTGTTTTTCCATTCGACTTGATTGTTATTCGCATCAAGTGGTATCCAGCCGAACCGGGAGTGTATTCCCATATTGATGTTATCGCCGAAGAGTGGGTCAGGAGCATCACTGCCATCTGATAAAGTCAATGCGTCTCCCCATTCTCCGGGAACCTTCATGGCCCCGTAGGAGTTGCCTGTCAAAGAGGCTTCAGTCTTCATCAAGATACCGGGAACATAATGCTGTTGTTCTCCGCTACTGGAGAAACCCCTTTCCCTCGTGAAATAATACTGCAATGTTTGAATGTCACTGCCGTGGTTGATGTTCCAGACGATATAGAAGCTTGACGGATCATTCCCGTCGAGCATCCATACCTTTGGCTCCCCGTCGGTCCGG
The DNA window shown above is from Rossellomorea vietnamensis and carries:
- a CDS encoding NUDIX domain-containing protein, with translation MKKVFGEKVPGLDYRKRTGVYAVIFHQEKDKILTFRNEIGHHFLPGGGIKENESHVECLEREMMEETGYCVSIGSYIGHAMYYFFSRKGDPLLGEGHFYLVELNEKMLEPMEDEHAPVWMDRKDAKRLLIHEHHYWGIEEVWKLNEEIGIQAKQKNYEHSINMENNEVKKEKKC